One genomic region from Arthrobacter sp. FB24 encodes:
- a CDS encoding metal-dependent hydrolase, whose translation MMGGHHAASGAAAWVAIASTGPYTLGWYPLDATGILIGGMATAGTALVCDWDHRHSTVANSLPPLSNVIAVRIENASGGHRQGTHSVLGAAFFVLLATIAGQLQLHTDWGLLSVGAGLLCMFMINIAAKALKFFPKSGFISNWLFALTMAGLVTWFAPDQWTWLPVSMLTGVAVHIVGDMITTGGVPLLWPIVIKPPRFLRKLPVLNDVWKANGAFSIPLLGRAGSRREWLVLIPVSAYAMVGMCVAAWALARTHFPAALALGSTLVNSLFGTG comes from the coding sequence ATGATGGGAGGACACCACGCCGCGTCAGGAGCCGCGGCGTGGGTAGCTATCGCCTCGACGGGGCCGTACACCCTGGGCTGGTACCCGCTGGACGCCACCGGAATCCTGATCGGCGGCATGGCGACGGCCGGAACCGCGCTGGTGTGCGACTGGGACCACCGGCACAGCACCGTGGCCAATTCACTGCCGCCGCTGTCCAACGTGATAGCCGTGAGGATCGAAAATGCCAGCGGCGGGCACCGGCAGGGGACGCACTCAGTGCTCGGCGCTGCCTTCTTCGTGCTGCTGGCCACCATTGCCGGGCAGCTCCAGCTGCACACGGACTGGGGCCTGCTGTCAGTGGGTGCCGGCCTGCTGTGCATGTTCATGATCAACATCGCCGCCAAGGCCTTGAAGTTCTTCCCCAAGTCAGGCTTCATCAGCAACTGGCTCTTCGCCCTGACCATGGCCGGACTGGTCACCTGGTTCGCGCCGGACCAATGGACCTGGCTTCCCGTCTCCATGCTGACCGGGGTGGCTGTGCACATCGTCGGCGACATGATCACTACCGGGGGAGTGCCCCTGCTCTGGCCGATCGTGATCAAGCCGCCCCGGTTCCTGCGGAAGCTTCCGGTGCTCAACGACGTGTGGAAGGCGAACGGCGCGTTCTCCATACCGCTGCTGGGACGGGCCGGCTCCCGGCGCGAGTGGCTCGTGCTGATTCCCGTCAGCGCCTACGCCATGGTGGGGATGTGCGTGGCCGCCTGGGCGCTGGCCAGGACACATTTCCCGGCAGCGCTGGCGCTGGGAAGCACCCTGGTCAACAGCCTGTTCGGCACGGGCTGA
- the deoC gene encoding deoxyribose-phosphate aldolase, with protein sequence MSNEATAAGVSETPAGPTAPGATAPGEIASFIDHTLLKPEASEAEILKVCSEAAEYHFKSVCVNPVWVKTVTTALKGSGVLTCSVVGFPLGATPTDVKAFEARGAVLDGADEVDMVINIAAARADDKGALVDDIRAVAEAVHGSDAILKVIIETALLSDSQKVLACEAAVEAGADFVKTSTGFNGGGATVEDVALMRRTVGPDVGVKASGGVRSLADAQAMIAAGATRIGASSGIAIVKGEQGSSAY encoded by the coding sequence ATGAGCAACGAAGCCACCGCGGCCGGCGTGTCTGAAACCCCCGCCGGCCCCACAGCCCCCGGGGCCACCGCACCCGGAGAAATAGCCTCCTTCATCGACCACACGCTGCTGAAGCCCGAGGCCAGTGAAGCGGAGATCCTCAAGGTCTGCTCGGAGGCCGCCGAGTACCATTTCAAATCCGTCTGCGTGAACCCGGTGTGGGTCAAGACCGTTACCACCGCGCTCAAGGGTTCGGGCGTCCTGACCTGCTCGGTGGTGGGCTTCCCCCTCGGCGCCACTCCCACCGACGTCAAGGCTTTCGAAGCCCGCGGTGCCGTGCTGGACGGCGCCGACGAGGTGGACATGGTGATCAACATCGCGGCCGCCCGTGCCGATGACAAAGGCGCGCTGGTTGATGACATCCGTGCCGTTGCCGAGGCCGTGCACGGCAGCGACGCCATCCTGAAGGTGATCATCGAAACGGCGCTGCTCAGCGATTCCCAGAAGGTCCTCGCGTGCGAAGCGGCAGTGGAAGCAGGCGCGGACTTCGTCAAGACGTCCACGGGCTTCAACGGCGGCGGCGCCACGGTGGAGGACGTGGCCCTGATGCGCCGCACGGTGGGCCCGGATGTCGGCGTCAAGGCCTCCGGCGGCGTGCGTTCGCTGGCCGACGCTCAGGCTATGATTGCTGCAGGTGCAACACGTATTGGCGCCAGCTCCGGAATTGCGATCGTCAAAGGCGAACAGGGTTCGTCCGCGTACTGA
- a CDS encoding FAD-dependent oxidoreductase, with the protein MSAPAPSISSSATFRASSPAPRVVIAGAGPAARALVGQLERSRFAGVITVLSNRDDAPSELLELAALPQVSVRFGQPASFIDAANRMVATADGMEFNYDQLVIATGSAPALAPVDGAGRCLSYSTIDDAARIGDAVKEVTRVLGRRPLGILVGTGPEAGQAEAVLRARGVRPIRTTLRPAAVVPTLAGSVLPAAGIVFEDGSSMNGDLVVLAEERVARDGLAASAGLETAANGGIVIGKDFRTSVPGIWAIGDAASFDGVRLGLLVASGSAAGVCAAQLMQATRQEPVPAAA; encoded by the coding sequence ATGTCCGCTCCGGCACCGTCCATCTCCTCCTCCGCCACGTTCCGGGCGTCGTCCCCGGCACCGCGCGTGGTCATCGCCGGCGCCGGACCCGCTGCACGCGCCCTGGTGGGCCAGCTGGAGAGGTCCCGCTTCGCAGGCGTCATCACAGTGCTCAGCAACCGCGACGACGCCCCGTCCGAGCTCCTGGAACTGGCAGCCCTTCCCCAGGTTTCCGTCCGTTTCGGCCAGCCGGCCAGCTTCATCGATGCCGCCAACCGCATGGTGGCCACCGCGGACGGCATGGAATTCAACTACGACCAGCTGGTGATTGCCACCGGCTCCGCCCCTGCCCTGGCTCCCGTGGACGGTGCCGGCCGGTGCCTCAGCTACTCCACCATCGACGACGCCGCCCGGATCGGTGACGCCGTCAAGGAAGTCACCCGCGTACTCGGACGCAGGCCGCTGGGGATCCTTGTGGGAACGGGCCCTGAGGCCGGACAGGCCGAAGCGGTGCTGCGGGCCCGCGGTGTCCGGCCCATCCGCACCACGCTCCGGCCCGCCGCGGTGGTCCCCACCCTGGCGGGTTCGGTGCTCCCCGCCGCCGGGATCGTGTTCGAGGACGGCAGCAGCATGAACGGCGACCTGGTGGTCCTGGCCGAGGAGCGGGTGGCCCGCGACGGCCTGGCGGCGAGCGCCGGCCTTGAGACGGCAGCTAACGGCGGGATCGTGATCGGCAAGGACTTCCGGACGTCCGTTCCGGGAATCTGGGCCATCGGCGACGCCGCCTCGTTCGACGGCGTCCGCCTGGGCCTCCTCGTGGCGTCAGGCTCCGCGGCAGGCGTCTGCGCAGCCCAGCTGATGCAGGCCACGCGGCAGGAACCTGTGCCCGCTGCCGCCTAG
- a CDS encoding patatin-like phospholipase family protein yields the protein MKRSLVLAGGGMRVAWQAGVVRALAEEGLHFDHVDGTSGGILTAGMMLSGVSPADMCRNWSAVNVKDFGSALPLGDYVKGPWSLPAIGDAGGLLGKVFPALGINEGEIRRRAALPGAVEGTFNVVEFTEKRCHAIDARDVDAELLAAGMSLPIFLTPLRREGKVWTDAVWIRDANVAEALRRGADEVWLVWCIGNTGYWGDGPLEQYVHMIEMSAMGALLADFEAAGAAGRDFILHVVRPENPLPLDPEFYLNRIDADTLIAMGYRDARSYLKEMTAEGLPKDASCTAMAEPPAGIRFTERLRGEAGGQDVRLTVTVALPLDGSGAAAGLTGFLDHAPFGSRVFLAGGRVDVRGESVTYRASVHAGGAWHRLSLARVFHDDPGPDAWEDTRQARLTVGSLLDAPVTMGLADAAALIASVEPAGAHGPGERTGVVAKVVAGGLWEAFRRYGWA from the coding sequence GTGAAGCGCTCGCTGGTCCTGGCCGGCGGCGGCATGCGCGTGGCGTGGCAGGCCGGAGTGGTGCGTGCACTGGCCGAAGAGGGGCTGCACTTTGACCACGTGGACGGGACGTCCGGCGGCATCCTGACGGCCGGCATGATGCTCTCCGGAGTGTCCCCGGCGGACATGTGCCGGAACTGGTCCGCTGTCAACGTCAAGGACTTCGGCTCGGCGCTGCCGCTGGGCGACTACGTCAAGGGGCCGTGGTCGCTGCCCGCGATCGGCGACGCCGGCGGCCTGCTCGGCAAGGTGTTCCCCGCCCTCGGGATCAACGAAGGCGAGATCCGGCGCCGCGCCGCCCTGCCGGGCGCCGTCGAAGGCACCTTCAACGTGGTGGAGTTCACCGAAAAACGCTGTCACGCAATCGACGCCCGCGACGTGGATGCCGAACTACTGGCGGCGGGAATGTCCTTGCCCATTTTCCTCACACCGCTGCGGCGGGAGGGGAAGGTCTGGACGGATGCGGTCTGGATTCGTGACGCCAACGTGGCCGAAGCCCTCCGCCGCGGCGCGGACGAGGTCTGGCTGGTCTGGTGCATCGGCAACACCGGGTACTGGGGCGACGGTCCGCTGGAGCAGTACGTACACATGATCGAGATGAGCGCCATGGGCGCGCTGCTGGCAGATTTCGAGGCTGCGGGAGCGGCCGGACGGGATTTCATCCTCCACGTGGTCAGGCCGGAGAACCCCCTCCCGCTGGACCCGGAGTTCTACCTCAACCGGATCGATGCGGACACGCTGATCGCCATGGGGTACCGGGACGCCCGCAGCTATCTCAAGGAAATGACCGCCGAAGGCCTGCCCAAGGACGCATCCTGCACTGCGATGGCGGAACCGCCCGCCGGCATCCGCTTCACCGAGCGCCTGCGCGGTGAGGCCGGCGGTCAGGACGTTCGGCTCACGGTCACGGTGGCCCTGCCCCTGGACGGTTCAGGCGCGGCGGCCGGCCTCACGGGTTTCCTCGACCACGCGCCGTTCGGTTCCAGGGTGTTCCTGGCGGGCGGACGGGTGGACGTCCGGGGCGAGTCGGTGACCTACCGGGCGTCCGTCCACGCGGGCGGCGCCTGGCACCGGCTGTCCCTGGCCAGGGTCTTCCACGACGATCCCGGACCGGACGCCTGGGAGGACACCAGGCAGGCCCGCCTCACCGTGGGCTCACTGCTGGATGCCCCGGTCACCATGGGACTGGCGGACGCGGCAGCCCTGATCGCCTCGGTGGAACCGGCAGGTGCGCACGGTCCCGGAGAACGCACCGGCGTCGTCGCAAAAGTCGTGGCCGGAGGCCTCTGGGAGGCATTCCGCCGGTATGGCTGGGCATGA
- a CDS encoding acetoacetate decarboxylase family protein yields MNKLIGLAASLLRLVPSPVPHRQERLRGQHASVDGIKYSMPVNSDDSPVLMAAFPINKRAAAAILPGTELRPFSLGGKGLLVVTVVNYKSTDIGKYIEYSLAIAVTHGSRPAPPLLPLVFQKTFGLGQYVVDLPVSTEVSVKGGKGIWGMPKHQANLDFVVTDAAVSAQYDDGGRLGCFIEIERPPAVGIPLKLAASNYCAFRGMLMKSDIYFEATGDIALGGDARARLVLGDAPGVAALKDLQPAENPVFTAYLPEAHGVLDDHYEAWFLTAPTAEEAARIPGGDPLESVVGLGQGQEWLAAPDRSTTARTGTGDTR; encoded by the coding sequence ATGAACAAACTCATCGGTCTTGCCGCTTCCCTGCTGCGGCTCGTGCCATCACCCGTGCCGCACCGCCAGGAGCGCCTGCGCGGACAGCATGCCTCGGTGGACGGCATCAAGTACTCCATGCCGGTCAACTCCGACGATTCCCCGGTGCTGATGGCGGCCTTCCCCATCAACAAGCGCGCGGCCGCTGCCATCCTGCCCGGCACGGAACTGCGGCCGTTCAGTCTGGGTGGCAAGGGGCTGCTGGTGGTCACCGTGGTGAACTACAAGTCGACGGACATCGGCAAATACATCGAATACTCGCTGGCCATCGCCGTCACGCACGGCTCCCGGCCCGCACCTCCGCTGCTGCCGCTGGTCTTCCAAAAGACCTTCGGACTGGGCCAGTACGTGGTGGACCTGCCGGTCAGCACCGAGGTTTCGGTCAAAGGCGGCAAGGGCATCTGGGGCATGCCCAAGCACCAGGCCAACCTGGACTTCGTGGTCACCGACGCGGCGGTTTCGGCGCAGTACGACGACGGCGGCAGGCTGGGCTGCTTTATCGAAATTGAACGGCCCCCGGCTGTGGGCATCCCGCTCAAGCTCGCCGCCTCCAACTACTGCGCCTTCCGCGGGATGCTCATGAAGTCCGACATCTATTTCGAAGCCACCGGGGACATTGCCCTGGGTGGCGACGCCAGGGCCCGGCTGGTGCTGGGCGACGCGCCCGGCGTTGCCGCCCTTAAGGACCTCCAGCCGGCGGAGAACCCGGTGTTCACCGCCTACCTGCCCGAAGCTCACGGAGTGTTGGACGACCACTACGAGGCCTGGTTCCTCACGGCACCAACGGCCGAGGAAGCCGCCCGGATCCCCGGAGGCGACCCGCTCGAATCCGTCGTTGGCCTGGGCCAGGGCCAGGAATGGCTGGCCGCGCCGGACCGGAGCACCACGGCCCGCACCGGCACCGGAGACACCCGGTGA
- a CDS encoding esterase/lipase family protein, which yields MNSPRAVTRADHVTEVIPFPAGDGTPLTLVHVTSAAPPDAGAPDKGPVLLVHGAGVRAELFRPPLPRTLVDALLEDGWDVWLLNWRASIDLEPLSWTLGDAAVYDHPAAVEYVLGVTGAETLKAVIHCQGSVSFTMAAVAGLLPRVDTVVSNAVSLHPVIPLWSVIKITYLAELLKPFTPYLSPAWGYKSNGYFSRILRSMVKATHHECDNLVCRLVSFTYGSGRPALWSHENLDEATHNWISGEFAEVPFTFLSEMGRSVLARRMVAAGNHPELPANFLAEAPQTDARFSFLAGRNNRCFLPESQERTFAFFQDHRPGKDSLHLLSGYGHLDVFFGARAWADTYPVILKELNR from the coding sequence ATGAACAGCCCCCGCGCCGTCACCCGGGCGGACCACGTCACGGAAGTCATCCCGTTTCCCGCCGGAGACGGCACGCCCCTGACCCTGGTGCACGTCACGTCCGCTGCACCGCCCGACGCCGGAGCTCCGGATAAAGGGCCGGTGCTGCTGGTCCACGGGGCCGGGGTCCGCGCCGAGCTTTTCCGGCCTCCGCTGCCGCGGACCCTGGTGGACGCCCTGTTGGAAGACGGCTGGGACGTCTGGCTCCTGAACTGGCGGGCCTCCATCGACTTGGAACCCCTCTCGTGGACGCTGGGCGACGCCGCCGTGTACGACCACCCTGCCGCCGTCGAATACGTCCTGGGAGTCACCGGCGCCGAAACGCTGAAGGCGGTCATCCACTGCCAGGGGTCGGTTTCCTTCACCATGGCGGCCGTGGCCGGGCTCCTGCCACGGGTGGATACGGTGGTGTCGAACGCAGTGTCCCTGCATCCCGTGATCCCGCTGTGGTCGGTCATCAAGATCACTTACCTGGCCGAGCTGCTGAAGCCGTTCACGCCCTATCTATCACCTGCGTGGGGCTACAAATCCAACGGGTACTTCTCCCGCATCCTCAGGTCCATGGTCAAGGCCACCCACCACGAATGCGACAACCTGGTCTGCCGGCTGGTCAGCTTCACGTACGGCAGCGGCCGGCCCGCGCTCTGGTCGCACGAGAACCTGGACGAGGCCACCCACAACTGGATCAGCGGGGAGTTTGCCGAGGTGCCGTTCACTTTCCTGTCCGAGATGGGCCGCAGCGTTCTGGCCCGACGCATGGTGGCCGCGGGAAACCACCCGGAACTGCCCGCGAACTTCCTGGCCGAAGCGCCGCAGACCGACGCCAGATTCTCCTTCCTGGCCGGCCGCAACAACCGCTGCTTCCTGCCCGAAAGCCAGGAACGGACCTTCGCCTTCTTCCAGGACCACAGGCCCGGCAAGGATTCCCTGCACCTGTTGTCCGGGTACGGGCACCTTGACGTCTTCTTTGGTGCCCGCGCCTGGGCGGACACCTACCCCGTCATCCTCAAGGAGCTGAACAGATGA